ttaccattttcatttatatagatagatagatagatagatagataggtaGATACATAGAAGTTATAGGAATGCGTTGTtttacctgaaaatccatttccactttcgaaaaaAGATTGACTTCGCTAGCGCGAATATCGAATGGCCTAAcgacgcttatcatgatgtaattttcagtcatatgggaattcaattttccaaattttccgacattccttcagagttttccgattttgctctccactatattgatctacgggaaaagatgaatataacaaaataaagaagtctAAAATCGGGCCATcctttcttcgggttttccgctttcGAACAGATTtggctttccatttttatttatatagatagatataaacTAACAGTGCGAGATTGAAGGGATGCTCATGAACTGGGATGAAACGATCTCCGTTATCGCTTGGATGTAGTCAATCTTAAAATTACTCAAAGATGTTCAGTCAGGGCCTCGAGAATCAACTCATTGTCGTTTACTCAAAAGAGACCTCCCTAGGAGAGTCATTTTAGGGAAATTAGCGACGCACATGTTGCCGTCCGCATGTTTGCTAAAAAATTATTCGCTTGGCGTAACTACTGTGGTTACGCCGGACGGCAAAGTGTTAATGAATGactcaaaaaataggtctaAGGGACCCTTAcacgataaataataatgatattacttcatcagaatgacaataacaatgatcgtgtaaggttgacAAAATTGATATGAACGGCAATAACGATGCAAATCCGGATTTGCTTATCTCGCTCCATCATTACTGTAATAGAACAGGGACACTATCATTCGAGGTGTCTAGGATACTGTGCGACATCTTGTGTTAAAATCTATGTTTGTGAGCGTATTTATTCTTTATCCGATAAGTGGGCCCAAAGCaatttaaaattcttaaaatttgaatgaaagttacTGTTTGCTGttacttgaatgcataaaacacgTAGCGCTGAACCTTACTTGATcagttttctatattttttttctgaaatccctACTAAAACTCATTAgtgtaaaataaaattaccactaGAATTAGTTTTAgctcaagattttttcaccatttaCAGAAAACCTGTTGCTTTATTACAAAGAGCAAAATATTTGatgcgaaaaaaaatgattttcattaatactttttgatttttttgtttcttctacctgaaaacccgttatcattttcgcttcacaataaTGGAGCACGAAGCTTAAAATGGTAATTCGCGATAGCGACGGTGCAGTGTCGACATCTTTTGCCCAAATGAGTTGGTGAAGCATATGGGTGaaatacggtgtcgacatctacgaaGGTATTAAATGGTAATGAACCAAGCATAAGCTATTGAGATTACTATTGAAAaatacagttttaaattgtgaatagatcaatgaaaagaatttcaaaatggttttcgaatgctcataacatattgttttgaattttcttcATCCATCACTGAAAGACATTATATTAACagatcaaattgttgaaatcatAATAAGAAACCATTATTAGGAACAACTTTCGTtctagattttttcattgtttgcagaaaacctttcaaattattgatgtggatgtttatttgatacaataaaatagattttcattgatagttttcatttcgaaaatgtgtatatttCTAATACGACTATGAAGGCTAGAGTTGCTGCATTCCTCGAAGCAAGAAAAACATCGTGTAGGGTTGAAGAATAATGATGATGCCGAATGGAGTGTGTCTTGCTAGTATTGCCATTACTGATAATGTCGATGCTACCGATTGTGTAAGGGCCGCTTAATGTCATGTGTAAACTAAActaaatatgtaaactttttatgtattaaaactataGAAAAATGACATACGGTGAGtcgaatatctttgatgtgatgaatagagcctctcatttttcataaacctgtgaaatattgttatatccaaaaagttatgttatatccaaaaagtctgcaaaaaaaataaaaagtattttacagatatgtctgtgaatttacaaacatatctgtaaatctggcatctctggtggtctgagaatttattgcaagaaatcgcttgaaaaaatgcataaatttgcttgaaaatgaagtgaattgaatccgcaccacttaggtgtGAACACATCGAtaagaacacacacgattaatcgtaagcGCCACACGCCCCGCCTATGCCacgctgacgccccgctgcagtgagaacaaggccttatgataaaaatttcaacatttctcgtcgtcgattagtTTCTCTtgagggtacgtgaaggaccgtcgCTATGTTaaaaagccacaaaatttggaggaacttgaagaagaaataactcggatttccaacagcatcgaagtcgtaatgttagagttgcgcatgaagaattttgttcaccgattaaaacgcgttttcgaaaaaagggttggtcacatcgaaaatgtcctaaaataaactttattttcgttttttaaaaataaaaatccgttcacttttgtagaagttgtgtgagcgtttaatctgaaagacgctgtacgtaacccgcgtaaattcgaaagtcgcgatactttatTAACAGACCTCGTATGATTTCATTtagatcgattttacgatagcGTATGTCTTCCTGGTCCTTTCACGTTGTTGTCGCGTTGGTCGACCTTAGGTATGGGTATTACTAGCCTCTGTCTCTAACCCTCGGGGAATTCGTGTGTACTCCACAGGACGTTGATGCTGAGAAGAACGGACTGTTCGAGCGGGGACAGCTGCTCCAGCATCTTATAGCCGATACCGTCAGGGCTAGTTGACTCACCTTTGACGGAACGTAGGGCGCCGGAATGTTGCTCGATGGAGAAGTTCCGACTAAGAGGATTATTGGGACCACTCACAGGGACCACAAAGCTGCTGACCGAAGTGGTATCCGCTccctgtcgacggatgaaatCGAGCTTGTATTCGGAGATAAAGGACAACCCCGCAAAATATTCCCCGAGCGTGTTCGAAATACCTGCCGGATCGCTGAGGTTTATACCATCCACTTGAAAAAGGGGATTGTCCGGTTTCTCTACGCCATAAATCCACAGAAGTTTGGTTCTCGTTGATAGACTCTAGAAAACCAGTCCAACTGTTTAATTTTGGCTTGCGAATCAACCGCCGTTCCCTGATGCGTTGCGCTCGATAACTGTTCATGACAACTTCCTTCATCGGATCTCCAACTGATAGTCGTTAGGCCGCTTGCAGATATTTTCTCCATTTCTTGACCACCCCTTTGATGTACTCGGACCACCAATGCTCTCGTTACAAGGTATTTATTAGAACTTATAATTAACTCTAAGTTAATTATAAGTTAGATTATCTGAATGTAGAAAAATCTCTTTGATTCATTCAAATGTTAcgagttcttcttcttcaatggcactaacgttcctagaggaacttcgccgtctcaacgtagtattacttgcgtcatttttattagtactaagttgagatttctatgccaagtaacacgccttgaatgcattctgagtggcaagctttagaatacgcgtgatcacagtgcaagacggaggaaatttctttgacgaaaaattcccccgaccagaacgggaatcgaacccgaacacccggcatgttagttgtgaaatgttacgagttattCCGGTCAATTGATCTTTtctcttaaaataaaaaaaacccaagAATACGccgtaaaaaatatgtatttcaaaatacaaaaacCAAAGCAACTAATTCCGCAAATCCATTTCTTGCAGATACGTCAGAATCTGGCCCACAATGGTACCCACCTCGGCCATAGCGCCAAGACCGGTATCGCCACACATAAGCGTTTTCGCCACGCAAGGAATCTCCCTCAGTCCCCACGATTTCAACGTATCAATCTGTGGCCCGGTTATGGGATGTTCCCACATCCTAGTGTTCATAGCTGGACAGAAGAACAACGGTTTGGTCAAGTCCCAAGCTCGCGTCGTACACAGAAGTAAGTTATCACAAAGACCGTGGGCCATCTTCGCCAAACTGTTGGCATCCAATGGGGCAATTACCATCAAATCCGCCCACTTCCCCAGTTCAATGTGCAAAACAGGATCGCCACGGCCCTTCCAACTGTTCCACTCGTCCTCGTCTCGGTGGATTGTCACCCCAGGGGGGATATCTTCAGCGGAGAAGAAATGATCGGCGTGCTGAGTTACAATCACCTGAATCTCTATGTCCCATCCTGAGTTGCGTAGTTCCGCAATCAAAAGCGGCAATTTAATAGTGGCTACACTTCCGGTGCACCCGATTAGAATGTTTCTTTTACTCATATTGTGTAACATAAATGTCTGTTTTTAAAACTGTTTTTATGAATCTTCAATCGCACCGAACACTTGCACCGTCACTTTTGCTCGCTATTTTTCTGTTCCTCACTTCCATCGAAACCCAACTTGGAGAATTCTTCCTTCGCCATCAGATTGTGGTCCATGCGGCACTGCAGGTAAGCTTTGGACTCCTGTCGACAGGCGGAATTATTGTCATTGTTGGTGCGCAAACAGCGCATATAGTACATCATCAGCTTCTTACATTGGCCCTCGTGATCGATCGGGAAGCTGCCCTTGTCCGGTGGGGTGGGAATGAACCGTTGCTGACCGAAACTCATAGAAGCCATTCCGACGCGAAGTGAGCTGTGAATATGGAAGAAAACAGGAATCTCACAGTAAGAATTTCCTAACCCGTATTGATATTTTCAAGCGACAGTGTATTGGATTTGTTGTGGGAAATTTCCTAGAAGCGGAACATCTTACGTAAATGTCGAACACAAGAACATGTTataaacgaatatgattttaccTGTCATGCAATCATCTAGCGAGTAATTTTTCTATCAATAACTTTATGAGATgttttgaaataaacaatcggtgtGTGATTTTGATTATCCCAATTATCCTGTAATTAGAAACACTTCAGCAACTCTTCACAACATTCTTTGTCAGCAGGGAAATTTTATGAATGTACAATATCCTCTTTGTAGAAACGTCAGGCTAAACTAAGTTACACGACAATCTGCAATTCTAAAATAAAGTTGA
The Toxorhynchites rutilus septentrionalis strain SRP chromosome 2, ASM2978413v1, whole genome shotgun sequence genome window above contains:
- the LOC129768187 gene encoding cytochrome c oxidase assembly protein COX19; the protein is MASMSFGQQRFIPTPPDKGSFPIDHEGQCKKLMMYYMRCLRTNNDNNSACRQESKAYLQCRMDHNLMAKEEFSKLGFDGSEEQKNSEQK
- the LOC129768186 gene encoding phosphopantothenoylcysteine decarboxylase, which translates into the protein MLHNMSKRNILIGCTGSVATIKLPLLIAELRNSGWDIEIQVIVTQHADHFFSAEDIPPGVTIHRDEDEWNSWKGRGDPVLHIELGKWADLMVIAPLDANSLAKMAHGLCDNLLLCTTRAWDLTKPLFFCPAMNTRMWEHPITGPQIDTLKSWGLREIPCVAKTLMCGDTGLGAMAEVGTIVGQILTYLQEMDLRN